In Ovis canadensis isolate MfBH-ARS-UI-01 breed Bighorn chromosome 11, ARS-UI_OviCan_v2, whole genome shotgun sequence, the DNA window CCTGTGCTTTACCATCTCTCCTGTGTGTCTCCTGCCTCTCATCTCTCCATTCCTCCTTGGATTTTTGTCTTcacttcccctcttccttccctatACCTTGTTCGTTCTACACCCCCAGCTCTCCTttgccctttttctctcctctccttcctcttgtcTGTCTTCCCCTCTCTGCTCTCATACCTTGAGTCTCTGCTCAGAGCTCTTTACCCTCCTCCCTACCATCCCCTCAGCCTTCTTGCCCATCTGTCCTGGCATCTCAAAACATCCCCAGCCTCCACCTGTTTGTTTTCCCATGGCTCCGACCCCCTTCTGTCTCCCCTCCTCATCCTTGTGTGATCTCAGGAGGGGACAGATATAGCTTGGGATGTGTGCGTGTGCATTTgtgcatggggtgggggaggaggagaaatggACTTGGCCATCCATCTCTGTCACCTCCCCTTCCTGCCATCCTCTTTGTGGACAGCTGCGGGGggccaggaggagggggtggtgCTTTTCAAATCAGTCTCTGAGTTCTTTGGGGCAGTGATTAACAGAGAGGAGGGACCCTGAAGTCCTTCAGCCCCAGCATGGGGGACAAAGGTAGTGTCTGCGTCAAGAAGGAACaaaatgagccacctgggaagaggcTGGGAGTATAtgcatgtgcatgcatgtatgtgtgagaGATCTGGGgtgggtatgtgtgtgggtgtgggtgtgtgtgtttgcgagggagagagaaagagagatatcTGGGGCAACTGGGGCTAGACACCCAGCGGGGAGTCCTACAGTCTCTGTGTCTTTGAAGGACACAGTCTTGGTTCTGCATTCAGGTCCTAGGTGGACACGTGGTATGAAGAGCCCCAGACTGAGGACTGGTCCTGGGGGGCTCTATTCAGaaggtggaggggggagggtaaAGGGCCATTGtatggagaagaggaaaggatATGCTTGTGTCTTCATCACTCAGACCCTGGGACAGGATCTGGCTTTGTTGCCCAGGGCATCCCCTGGACCCTGCCCACTGAGCTCCCCATGCCCACTCCTCTTCCCCCCAGACAACCAGTTCCGGATGTCCATCCTGGAGCGACTGGAGCAGATGGAGAAGCGGATGGCAGAGATCGCAGCAGCTGGGCAGGCCCCCTGCCAAGCGCCTGACACCCCTCCAATTCAGGTACCTCCATGAGGGCACTCTACAgtggggagcagggggagggTCTTTCTGTAGAAATCAGCTGTAGTGTGTGACTCCCCTCGCTGTCCAGGCCCCAGCCAgtccccttcccttctctgtgacatcaccctgctcccacccccaccctgtggCAGGAGTGGCTATTCTGGGCACCCTCTTGGCATGACAAGCTTCGGACTATTTCTGGTCTGAaggagggtggaggtgagggtgggggaggggatccAAGAAGTTGGGGCTCAGCACTCTGAGGGTTCCAGGTCTCTGAGGAAAGAAGGCTGGAGAGGACTCTAGGTTCTGAGGGGGAAAAGCCATCTGTGGATATGGCACTGATCTGAGCCAAAGTGAAAGCACCACATGGGCATGCAGGCATGAGGTCTGGCTGCTGGAGAAAGCTGCCGGAGCGACAGGGAGGACTGACCAGCCATCAGAGGTCAGGGTGGTGGGAGCCTAGAATGGGAATTGTAGGGAGGGGGCAGAACTGGAAGCTGAGAGGACAGGGGTGGGATGGCTAAGGCCATCCCAGGCTGGGGATGCTCAGGTCTCTGCCTGAGGGTGTGTGCACCACAGGATGAaggccaggggcctgggttcgaggCCCGGGTGGTGGTCCTGGTAGAGAACATGATCCCTCGCTCCACCTGGAGGGGTCCTGAGCGTCTGGCCCATGGAAGCCCTTTCCGGGGCATGAGCCTTCTGCACCTGGCTGCTGCCCAGGGCTATGCCCGCCTCATCGAGACCCTGAGCCAGTGGCGGTGAGCTGGGGCTGGTGGGAGTTGAGGTTGGGGGTTGTCAGGGACTGAGGAGGAACTGGAGGCTGCCATGGGAGTTGGGGTCACTGTGGGAAGAGGGGCTGGAACAGGGTTTGCACTTGGGGTAGTTCTAATGTCCTCTGACTTACAATGCTGACTTCTTGACCTCCTTATAATCATTCATCTCTGACTACTCATCCTGCTGACCTTAGTGCTTGCCAGCCCCTTCGATTCGGAAGTTCCTACCGGGCCCCCTTTATCCCTAACTGGGCTCCGCTGCCCCTTTCCCAAACCCTCCAGGAGTGTGGAGACAGGAAGCTTGGACTTGGAGCAAGAGGTTGACCCACTCAATGTGGACCACTTCTCTTGCACCCCTCTGGTGAGAATGCTGGATCCTAGCGCATGTGAACAATGAGAAACGGGAGCAGTTCTTCAGAGATCGTTTGGGGGATGCAGGGAAGGGGTAAGGACAGGCCCATGCCTTATCTCtacctccccctcttctcctcagATGTGGGCTTGTGCCCTGGGCCACCTGGAGGCTGCTGTGCTCCTCTTCCGTTGGAACAGACAGGCGCTGAGCATTCCTGACTCTCTGGGCCGCCTGCCCCTATCCGTGGCTCATTCCCGGGGTCATGTGCGCCTCGCCCGCTGCCTGGAGGAACTGCAAAGACAGGAAGCTTCTGCTGAACCCCTGCCTGCCCTGTCGCCACCCTCCTCCAGCCCCGACACTGGTGAGGATTTAAGGAGACTGTGGGTGGAAGCGCAGGCCAGGGGAAAGCTAAAGGGTGGGAGACGAGTGAGGTTGTAGGGATGGGGAGGTAAGAGCAGCAAGGCCAGGGAGATGGAGAGTGAGGGGGCAAGTGGCGCCTTATGCTCacacccccttccctccccttgcAGGCCTGAGCAGTGTCTCCTCACCTTCAGAGCTCTCGGAGGGCACTTTCTCCGTCACATCGGCCTATTCCAGCGCCCCGGATGGGAGTCCTCCCCCTGCTCCTCTGCCAGCCTCTGAGATGACTATGGAGATGGTCCCAGGCCAGCTCTCCTCCAGTGTCCCAGAGGCCCCCCTATTCCTCATGGACTATGAAGCCACCAACCCCAGAGGGCCCCCACCCTCGCCGCCTCCTCTCCCACCAGCCCTGGACGGTGGGGCTGCTCCCGAGGAAGCTGATAGTccaccagctgtggatgtgatccCGGTACCGCTTAGGTGGAGGGCCCCAAGCAGAGGGGGGTGCAGGGCTGGGGTGACACCAGCCACCACATGAAACAAGCAGAGCCGGGTGGCAGTTTGCGAAGAAGGGGTCATTTACCCCCATTTGGGGACAGGCAAGGTAACCCTCTGCGTAAGCTTCTGTCAGGGCTTGGGATTCAGAAGTCATGAAGCCTCAGAGGTTAGAATTCTGGAGAATAGCTTCAATTAGAGCTGGGTGGTAGGGGTTACCTGTTGTTCCATAAAGGGACAAGAGCGATGGCAGGAagcggggaggaaggaggagcagAGAGGTCAGAGAGGTCGGCAAGATGGAAGCGGAAGTGTCTGGCACTAACCAGGAGGTAGGGGGAGGCTTGCACATGCTAAGAGCTAAAACTTGTAGAGTGTATGAACCCATGAGAGTGGAGAGTGGCTCTTCACGTGCAGCAGCCTGCTTCTCTGCTAGGGCCTGGGACATACCTGCTTTAGAGAGACTAAGGGATTAACCGGGGCGCACTAAAGTGCAACAGATTTAGAGAACGCCACACGGTAGGCATCTTTATGTGAGACCAGCAGAAAGTGCTGCAGGCTGCAAGGCTGGAGCTAGTCAATAAGGTGTCATGTGATTGGCAAGCGCTCAGCTGATTCTTGGCAAGCTCAAGGAGGGGGTGGCAGACATGGCCAAGTCTGTGGGAGCTGGCATGGGGCAGGCTGGGTGGGACAGTGGGCAGTCAGCCTGGAAGGCTAAGCCCTTCATTCGCCCAGCTTCTGAATCCCCATGTGCTATACGTCCTTCCTAGCCTGTGTTTTCCACAACATCTCAACACAGGGCTGTATTAAGTGGGACCCCAAGGAGTGTAAGTGAACCTGGAACACTGGCCAAGAAAGACAGGGTTAATGGGGGCAGCCATCCATGAGGCCTCACCGTCTGGTGCTGATAGGAGAAAGATAGGAAGTGAACTTATGCTATGGCCTTGGCAGAGCAAGAACAGCTGGGGGGCCCCTCAAGGTTCACCCAGCTTCTCCTTCATCCAGGTGGACATGATCTCACTGGCCAAGCAGATCATTGAAGCCACACCAGAGCGGATTAAACGAGAGGACTTCGTTGGGCTGTCTGAGGCCGGAGCCACAATACGGGAGAGGACGGGAGCGGTGGGGCTCAGTGAGACCATGTCCTGGCTGGCCAGCTACCTGGAGAACGTGGACCATTTCCCCAGCTCGGCCCCTCCGAGGTGACCAGCTTAGGACAAAGCCTCCAGATCCTTCAAAGGAACatgggagggagagagtgagggaagAAGCTGCACTATGGCCAGAGCCTTTGAGGAAGGGATTGGTACTGGCTGGCGAGCTCTGAAGTCACTCTCCAGACCCTGTTACTGGGGCTCTGCCTTCAGAGCAGCGCCCAGGTGGGAGAAGAGGGACTTCAGATGTCCAGGACATCCTTTATCCCTGTGCCCTACAGTGAGCTGCCATTTGAGCGGGGCCGCCTGGCTGTCCCTCCAGCACCTTCCTGGGCAGAGTTTCTCTCTGCATCTGCCAGTGGCAAGATGGAGAGTGACTTTGCCCTGCTGACCCTCTCGGATCATGAGCAGCGGGAACTGTACGAGGCAGCCCGAGTCATCCAGACAGCCTTCCGAAAATACAAGGTCGGGCGCTTGGGGACTTCAGGGGATGACTTAGACAATCTTGAGTCGGGAGGTGATGGGTTCCCAGGACTTTGGGGGACACAGCAATCATCCGGACAGATCAGGGGTAGGGAGAAGGGTCAAGGGACCCCAGGCACGTTGGAGGAGCAGGTCAGATGTTAGGTGGGCAGTTCCTAACTGATTCAGGTGCTGAGACTTCCTTCTTGCCACTTAGGGCCGGCGGCTGAAGGAACAGCAGGAGGTAGCAGCCGCTGTGATCCAGCGCTGTTACCGGAAGTACAAACAGGTGAGGCTGTCCTCTCTTGAAAGCATACCCACCAACCCACACACGCACCCACTCACCCCATCCCAGACTATCCAGAATGCTGCAGGAGCCCTAACTCCCCTTTTCTCTCCACAAGCTGACCTGGATTGCACTTAAGGTATTAGGCATGAGACCTGGGTGTGAGGCTGTCTGTGGTGATTCAGCCTTTCCTTCCGTGAGCGTGTGGATTAGAGAAAGAGACTTGCATCGACTGAACTTGAAACGGGGTGGAGGGTGACCCTTAGGGGTCTGGGTCTCTGTCCCTCCATGtcagcccctgcccctcctccccacccctgcagtTTGCACTCTATAAGAAGATGACCCAGGCGGCCATCCTGATCCAGAGCAAGTTCCGAAGCTACTACGAACAGAAGCGATTTCAGCAGAGCCGCCGAGCGGCAGTCCTCATCCAGCAGCGCTACCGCTCCTACCGCCGCCGGCCCCCAGGGACCCTGCCTGCCCGCAACAAGTACGGCCCCAACCCTCCAGCCCTCAGTGCACACCCACTGTGTCCACGGCCACTGCCCATGGACTCCCAACTCATCATCCTGCTCCTCCCCCACCCTTGCCCTGCCAAGGTTCCTAAGGGGCGAGGGGCAGGTGATTCCCGAGTGTCCTGTGCGGTCTCATCTGTTCTTCCTTCCACCAGAGGCTCCTTTCTCACCAAGAAGCAGGACCAGGCAGCCCGGAAGATCATGCGATTCCTGCGCCGCTGCAGACACAGGTGTtgccctttccctcactgggGAGGACTGggccccgccgccgcctccccaTCCCACCGCCCTGATCGGCCGGTCTCCTCTGACTCCTTCCTTGTCTCTCCGCAGGATGAGGGAACTGAAGCAGAACCAGGAGCTGGAAGGGCTTCCCCAACCCGGGCTGGCCACCTGACCTCTCCACTGCCTTTCTCATCACCCTGGGGGCCGCTTCTTGCAGTCTTAACAGGGAGAGGGctctctgggggagggggagccccCTGTCGGCAGCTTTCCCGTCACTTCTGTGCTAGCCCGTCCTGGGTCtccacccccacacccctccGAAGTGCTGAACTCCCTCTCCCACccttgcctccttctcttccctccgGGTCGCGCCCCCTTCTCTTAGTCCCCGGCTCCAGAAGACCCATGCCCCACATACCTGCATCTTCAGCTGTGACCTCCGGAGCCCTGCCTGCCCCTTCTCCACAGCTCCCTCCCTGCCTGTGCCCACCTCGGCCCCTTCCTGACTTGCCTTATTTATTTGTTCGACGCGTCTCTGAATGTATCCGCCTCGGCCCCACCTCTGCCTTCGCTACGCGCGCGCCCCTCGTGTTTCAGGGCTGACCGTGCCCCCACCCCGACTCCGCATGTTTGCGTCTGTTTCCTCCCTTTCTGGCCCTGTCTTTCCCCGTCAACCGACCGACTCCGGCCACCAATCTCGGGGCCAAAGGGGGGGGGGGTGTATATAGAAACGCGCTGCGGAGTCCTGCCCCGTCCCCGAGGGGAGGGGCCTTGTACATAATGTAACATACAGAGTATAGTGAAGAATCTATTTAAGGCGCCGCAGGGAGGGCTGCACGGCCGGGCTTGTGGTTCCTGGCGCGGCGGGAGCCTCCTGCCGGCTCCACGAGCACTTTCTACTTGTGCATGGGCTTGGTTTCTACGAATTGCCATTAAACATCGCTGCACCAGCCAGCCTCCGGCCTCTGTCTgcgggcggcggggaggggcggggccccgGCCGGCTGAAGGCTGCGGGCGCGCCAAGCCGGGATCTGAGCcgcgccggggcggggcgggtgcGTGGTTTTCCGCCTCCGACGTGTTTCCGGCCTTAAAGGCATTTTGCCCTTCCCTTTAAGACGCACCGCCCCCTCTCAGTCACTCCCAAGATGGCGGACCTACTGGGCTCCATCCTGAGCTCCATGGAGAAGCCACCCAGCCTCGGTGATCAGGAGACTCGGCGCAAGGCCCGAGGTGAGGATCCCAAATTCATAGCCGGCTTTCTTCGCCCGGTTCTCCGGATCGCAATCCTCCCTCTTTGGATGACCCCGCCTTCTCAACCTTGAAAGACCCCTCACCGGGCCCTTCAGAGACCCCCCGAGTCCCTAAAAGGGCTGCTGACCCGCCCGCTGTTCTTAGCGGACGATGATTGGCTCCCTGAAGCTCAGCACCAGCCCCCTGCCTCTTCCTGCCCTGGCCTTCCGCAGTCCTTGTTTTCAATTCGCCCGTGAGCCCGCCTGTCCGCCGGTGGCGTGGTCTGATTGGTAGGCTGTCCTGAACCCCACCCAACCCCTTCCCGCCTTCGGATCGGAGGGCGGTAAGATCGACCGCTCGGCCCCGCCCGCCCTGCCGGCGCGCCGGTCCGTGCACCTCTTCCCCTTCCGATTGGATCCAGGATACGTCCATCCACAACCCTTTCTCCCCTATTGGCCTCCTCAACTTAAAGGACTATCGATTAAGTTTTGTTCGACCTTTCTCgagcccaccccaccctcagcACCTCTAATTGGCTGCTGGAGCCGTTCAGTGCCCTTATGCTCCGCCTACTTGATTTAACCCGATCCCTTCTGCAGTGCTCCAACATTTCTCTCATCTGTACCCTGAAATTCCTGAGTTCCCTGGGCGGGTCGTGAATGTTGATTGGAGGAATGAGAAGGCTCCTACCCGGTCCTACTGGCCATAGTCTCCCAGCCTGTGTTCGAGTAACTTCTCTGCTGGCGGTTCAAGTTGGACTGCCAGTGTAGGGCGCGGCCCGCTGGGCGGTGCAAGCCTCTCCTGCTCTCTCCGCAGCGTGTGAATGAATCTGACAGAATGAGTGCCTTTGGGGGAGGACACCGGCTCCCCACCCGTTCGAGGGAGGCCAGGCCAGGGGTGGGTGCCTTCAAAGTGCTCAAGTGCTGCTTAATGCCAAACTAACATCCATATTTACTGAATGGTTACTAAGGGCCAGGGGCACAACTCCAAGGAGCCGACAGTCCGGAGCATTGATGAAATGATCACACAGGAGttaaaaatcaactttataaatgctctgaaagaaaaataattgtcaGGATTGTAACTACCTAGGGCTTCTAACCTAGCCTGCAgtgagctgagatctgaagaatAGATAATTCAGTTAGTGAGAGGGCAAC includes these proteins:
- the CAMTA2 gene encoding calmodulin-binding transcription activator 2 isoform X6, with protein sequence MNTKDTTEVAENSHHLKIFLPKKLLECLPRCPLLPPERLRWNTNEEIASYLITFEKHDEWLSCAPKTRPQNGSIILYNRKKVKYRKDGYLWKKRKDGKTTREDHMKLKVQGMECLYGCYVHSSIVPTFHRRCYWLLQNPDIVLVHYLNVPALEDCGKGCSPIFCSISSDRREWLKWSREELLGQLKPMFHGIKWSCGNGTEEFSVEQLVQQILDTHPTKPAPRTHACLCSGGLGSGSLTHKCSSTKHRIISPKVEPRALTLTSVPHPHPPEPPPLIAPLPPELPKAHTSPSSSSSSSSSSGFAEPLEIRPSPPTSRGGSSRGGTAILLLTGLEQRAGGLTPTRHLAPQADPRPPMSVAVVVGSEPSAPPAPPSPAFDPDRFLNSPQRGQTYGGGQGVTPDFPEAEAAHTPCPALEPAAALEPQVAARGLPPQSGAGGRRGNCFFIQDDDSGEELKAQGAAPPVPSPPPSPPPSPAPLEPSGRVGRGEALFGGAGGGSELEPFSLSSFPDLMGELISDEAPSGPAPAPQLSPALSTITDFSPEWSYPEGGVKVLITGPWTEAAEHYSCVFDHIAVPASLVQPGVLRCYCPAHEVGLVSLQVAGREGPLSASVLFEYRARRFLSLPSTQLDWLSLDDNQFRMSILERLEQMEKRMAEIAAAGQAPCQAPDTPPIQDEGQGPGFEARVVVLVENMIPRSTWRGPERLAHGSPFRGMSLLHLAAAQGYARLIETLSQWRSVETGSLDLEQEVDPLNVDHFSCTPLMWACALGHLEAAVLLFRWNRQALSIPDSLGRLPLSVAHSRGHVRLARCLEELQRQEASAEPLPALSPPSSSPDTGLSSVSSPSELSEGTFSVTSAYSSAPDGSPPPAPLPASEMTMEMVPGQLSSSVPEAPLFLMDYEATNPRGPPPSPPPLPPALDGGAAPEEADSPPAVDVIPVDMISLAKQIIEATPERIKREDFVGLSEAGATIRERTGAVGLSETMSWLASYLENVDHFPSSAPPSELPFERGRLAVPPAPSWAEFLSASASGKMESDFALLTLSDHEQRELYEAARVIQTAFRKYKGRRLKEQQEVAAAVIQRCYRKYKQFALYKKMTQAAILIQSKFRSYYEQKRFQQSRRAAVLIQQRYRSYRRRPPGTLPARNKLLSHQEAGPGSPEDHAIPAPLQTQDEGTEAEPGAGRASPTRAGHLTSPLPFSSPWGPLLAVLTGRGLSGGGGAPCRQLSRHFCASPSWVSTPTPLRSAELPLPPLPPSLPSGSRPLLLVPGSRRPMPHIPASSAVTSGALPAPSPQLPPCLCPPRPLPDLPYLFVRRVSECIRLGPTSAFATRAPLVFQG